GGAAACGGCAATCCACAACCACCCGAACTATGCCACCGCCCAAGAAAATTTGGGCGATATCTACGCTAAAATGGCAAGCCAGGCTTATGAGCGCGCGCTACAACTGGACCGAAACAATGCCACCACACAGACCAAGCTCGCTCTAATTAATGATCTATTCCCTAAAAATAAACCCAGTACCGCCACTGTTAATGCACCCAAGCAGCAAGCCGCGGCTCCCGAAACAACACCGGTACCATCCAAAATAGTCACAGCCGTACCCGAATCCGCTTCGTCCACCAAACCCGCACTTATTAAAAAGCCGGTTGTCAACAATAGCGCTGAAGTGCTAAAAACGTTACATGAATGGGCCGAAGTATGGTCGTCCCAAAATGTCAAAAAATATTTAGATTTCTATGCTACCGATTTCAAAACTCCGAATGGCGAAAACCGTGACCAGTGGGAAACCGAAAGCAATGCACGTATCAGCACGCCTAAATATATCGAGATCAATGTCAGCAATGAAAAAGTCAGCTTCCCGGATGAAAACCACGCCACCATTACTTTTCATCAATCCTATCGCTCCGACTACCTCAATACATCCTTCGACAAAATCATGCTTCTGGTAAAATCAAACAATAAATGGCTCATTCAAGAAGAGCGTGCCGCAAAATAATTTAACATGTTCTTCAGCCTAGCTACCGGCGTCTCCCAGTCTCTGACCATGACTCTTGCACCGATATCCCTATTTCAATCCATATCTCCTATTTACCGGAAAT
This genomic interval from Candidatus Nitrotoga sp. AM1P contains the following:
- a CDS encoding tetratricopeptide repeat protein; this encodes MDNFNRFGLHAVLFGGALLLCFSLTSGADEIQDINKLFKQNQHAQALKRVDTYLANKPKDAQARFLKGLILTTQRKTTDAISIFSSLTEDYPELPEPYNNLAVLYAGLGQYDKAKVALETAIHNHPNYATAQENLGDIYAKMASQAYERALQLDRNNATTQTKLALINDLFPKNKPSTATVNAPKQQAAAPETTPVPSKIVTAVPESASSTKPALIKKPVVNNSAEVLKTLHEWAEVWSSQNVKKYLDFYATDFKTPNGENRDQWETESNARISTPKYIEINVSNEKVSFPDENHATITFHQSYRSDYLNTSFDKIMLLVKSNNKWLIQEERAAK